From a single Micromonospora carbonacea genomic region:
- the ddaH gene encoding dimethylargininase — translation MVSVNQHRIPRKRTYLMCSPEHFAVAYAINPWMDVSTPVDAELAVRQWDRLREALLGLGHDVHLLTPEPGLPDMVFAANGAFVVDGTVYGARFKHEQRAAEAAAHRAFYEERGWHFIAPNETNEGEGDFAYLPDAHGGLVLAGHGFRTELPAHAEAQEALGRPVVSLHLVDPRFYHLDVALASIDDGNVVYYPGAFSAASQRVLAQLFPDAIVADDIDALAFGLNLVSDGANVVLNSEASRLAGKLKAAGYTPVPVELTEVRKGGGSVKCCIAELRA, via the coding sequence TTGGTGTCCGTGAACCAGCACCGGATCCCCCGAAAGCGGACATATCTCATGTGTTCGCCCGAGCACTTCGCCGTCGCGTACGCGATCAATCCGTGGATGGACGTCAGCACGCCCGTCGACGCGGAGCTGGCGGTCAGGCAGTGGGACCGGCTGCGCGAGGCGCTGCTCGGCCTCGGTCACGACGTGCACCTGCTCACCCCCGAGCCCGGCCTGCCCGACATGGTGTTCGCGGCCAACGGCGCGTTCGTCGTCGACGGGACGGTCTACGGCGCCCGGTTCAAGCACGAGCAGCGGGCCGCCGAGGCCGCCGCGCACCGCGCCTTCTACGAGGAGCGGGGCTGGCACTTCATCGCCCCGAACGAGACCAACGAGGGCGAGGGCGACTTCGCCTACCTGCCGGACGCGCACGGCGGGCTGGTCCTCGCCGGCCACGGCTTCCGCACCGAGCTGCCGGCGCACGCCGAGGCGCAGGAGGCGCTCGGCCGGCCGGTGGTGTCGCTGCACCTGGTCGATCCGCGCTTCTACCACCTCGACGTGGCGCTGGCCTCGATCGACGACGGGAACGTCGTCTACTACCCGGGTGCCTTCTCGGCGGCCAGCCAGCGGGTCCTCGCCCAGCTCTTCCCCGATGCGATCGTCGCGGACGACATCGACGCCCTGGCGTTCGGCCTGAACCTGGTCAGCGACGGCGCGAACGTGGTCCTGAACAGCGAGGCGTCCCGGCTTGCCGGCAAGCTGAAGGCGGCCGGCTACACCCCCGTGCCGGTCGAGCTGACCGAGGTGCGCAAGGGCGGCGGCAGCGTGAAGTGCTGCATCGCGGAGCTGCGCGCCTGA
- a CDS encoding bacterial proteasome activator family protein, whose translation MERMTEAHSAGQDDEPGHDGTGRSGTVVVVGPDGRPVGTVQTDDAAGEDPTRLVEQPAKVMRIGSMIKQLLEEVKAAPLDDASRHRMREIHERSIVELKEGLAPELRDELERISLPFTEDKAPSEGELRIAHAQLVGWLEGLFHGIQAALVAQQMAARVQLEQMRSGRQALPSGPAGMMPGMPGIGHPQGGEGHSTGQYL comes from the coding sequence ATGGAACGCATGACCGAAGCGCACTCCGCTGGACAAGACGACGAGCCGGGCCACGACGGCACCGGGCGATCCGGCACCGTGGTGGTGGTCGGCCCGGACGGCCGCCCGGTCGGCACCGTGCAGACCGACGACGCCGCAGGCGAGGACCCGACCCGCCTGGTCGAGCAACCCGCCAAGGTGATGCGGATCGGCAGCATGATCAAACAGCTGCTGGAGGAGGTCAAGGCCGCCCCGCTCGACGACGCGAGCCGACACCGGATGCGGGAGATCCACGAACGGTCGATCGTCGAGCTGAAGGAGGGCCTGGCCCCCGAGCTCCGCGACGAGCTGGAGCGGATCTCGCTGCCCTTCACCGAGGACAAGGCGCCCAGCGAGGGCGAGCTGCGGATCGCCCACGCCCAGCTCGTCGGCTGGCTGGAGGGGCTGTTCCACGGCATCCAGGCGGCCCTGGTGGCGCAGCAGATGGCCGCCCGCGTCCAGCTCGAACAGATGCGTTCCGGCCGGCAGGCGCTGCCCAGCGGGCCCGCCGGGATGATGCCGGGCATGCCGGGCATCGGCCACCCGCAGGGCGGCGAGGGGCACAGCACCGGGCAGTACCTCTGA
- a CDS encoding HAD family hydrolase, which produces MTRPGLPKLIATDLDGTLVRSDETVSAYTHEVLDRVRAAGIPVVGATGRGPRLTELTRNDIRAADFLVLAGGGWVVDQSDPAGPEVLREERLPREVLARLLAELEAEVGPLTVMVEASGEAGAPLWGDYHPSWPYPDLFEPRTRDECLATDVIKAFARTADHQIDALLETARRIIGPEVAALTQAGLGFVEISPPGVDKASGLHVVAQRLGVDPADVLVFGDMPNDLPMFEWAGWSRVAVSNAHPTVRAAADEVTLRNDDDGVAVYLDRLLSR; this is translated from the coding sequence ATGACCCGCCCGGGGCTGCCCAAGCTGATCGCCACCGACCTCGACGGGACGCTGGTCCGCAGCGACGAGACCGTCTCCGCGTACACCCACGAGGTGCTCGACCGGGTGCGGGCCGCCGGCATCCCGGTGGTCGGCGCGACCGGCCGGGGGCCACGGCTCACCGAGCTCACCCGCAACGACATCCGGGCCGCCGACTTCCTGGTGCTGGCCGGCGGGGGCTGGGTGGTCGACCAGAGCGACCCGGCCGGGCCGGAGGTGCTGCGCGAGGAGCGGCTCCCCCGGGAGGTGCTGGCGCGGCTGCTCGCCGAGCTGGAGGCCGAGGTCGGCCCGCTCACCGTGATGGTCGAGGCGTCCGGCGAGGCCGGCGCCCCGCTCTGGGGCGACTACCACCCGAGCTGGCCGTACCCGGACCTGTTCGAGCCGCGCACCCGCGACGAGTGCCTCGCCACCGACGTGATCAAGGCGTTCGCCCGGACCGCCGACCATCAGATCGACGCGCTGCTGGAGACCGCCCGCCGGATCATCGGCCCCGAGGTGGCCGCGCTCACCCAGGCCGGGCTCGGCTTCGTCGAGATCTCCCCGCCCGGGGTCGACAAGGCGTCCGGGCTGCACGTCGTGGCGCAGCGGCTCGGGGTGGACCCGGCCGACGTGCTGGTCTTCGGCGACATGCCCAACGACCTGCCGATGTTCGAGTGGGCCGGGTGGTCCCGGGTGGCCGTCTCCAACGCCCACCCGACCGTCCGCGCCGCCGCCGACGAGGTGACGCTGCGCAACGACGACGACGGAGTCGCGGTCTACCTGGACCGACTACTCTCCCGGTGA
- a CDS encoding alpha/beta hydrolase family protein, with product MPADPRSVLDRPAPAPDATVAYGGHPDQVADLRRPAGDGPPLPLVVVVHGGFWRAEYDRGHTGPLAAALAALGYPVAQLEYRRTGQPGGGWPGTLADVLAGVAALPGLAGPVLGDRVRPGPPLLVGHSAGGHLALYAAATAPGTVAGVLALAPVADLAEAHRLDLDGGAVAALLGGGPAEHPRRYAAADPRLLVPTPTRTVILHGLLDRQVPVGMSRSYAAAARAAGSPVQLVELPGCEHFGLIDPESAAWPEVARGLRTLHFDH from the coding sequence ATGCCCGCCGACCCCCGCTCCGTGCTCGACCGCCCCGCCCCCGCGCCGGACGCCACCGTCGCCTACGGCGGGCACCCGGACCAGGTCGCCGACCTGCGCCGCCCGGCGGGGGACGGCCCGCCGCTGCCCCTGGTCGTGGTGGTGCACGGCGGCTTCTGGCGGGCCGAGTACGACCGTGGCCACACCGGGCCGCTCGCGGCGGCGCTGGCCGCGCTCGGCTACCCGGTGGCCCAGCTGGAGTACCGGCGCACCGGCCAGCCGGGCGGCGGCTGGCCGGGCACCCTGGCCGACGTGCTGGCGGGGGTCGCGGCGTTGCCCGGGCTGGCCGGGCCGGTGCTGGGCGACCGGGTGCGCCCCGGGCCGCCGCTGCTGGTCGGCCACTCGGCCGGCGGCCACCTCGCCCTGTACGCCGCCGCCACCGCGCCGGGGACGGTGGCGGGGGTGCTGGCGCTCGCCCCGGTCGCGGACCTGGCCGAGGCTCATCGGCTGGACCTGGACGGTGGGGCGGTGGCCGCGCTGCTCGGCGGCGGGCCGGCGGAACACCCGCGGCGGTACGCCGCCGCCGACCCCCGCCTGCTGGTGCCCACCCCGACACGGACGGTGATCCTGCACGGCCTGCTGGACCGGCAGGTGCCGGTGGGGATGAGCCGGTCGTACGCCGCCGCCGCGCGGGCCGCCGGCAGCCCGGTGCAGCTCGTGGAGCTTCCCGGGTGCGAGCATTTCGGGCTTATCGACCCGGAGTCGGCCGCCTGGCCGGAGGTGGCCCGTGGGCTGCGAACCTTGCACTTTGATCACTGA
- a CDS encoding ABC transporter substrate-binding protein produces MSQMNRRRALQLLAALGTTGLTAACATDGDEGPAAPTGKPVKIGLIAPQTGGFKAIGDEIVNGFQLYLTLNGQQLGGHPVTVVTADEGETAKTGQAAVDSLLKQGVLALTGVVNSAVMVGIRDTVEKARVPLIGSNASPKSLQSVVYIWRTSYVLDEPGRAIGPYMAQRLPAGSRVAIVAPDNLGSRDVIQGLQAQFSTAGSSDPRIADPVIWTDATSTPGGTAYAADIRTALARQPDAIFCHFAGPAAVQFIKQLYREGWTGPVYAPGFLTEGTVLDEVQEVEARNIVTSLNYSADLNNTANRTFASAYRKTHGASPTTYAMASYDAAQVLDKAIRLAGGDPTPQQVNLALGKIGQIDSPRGAWQFNQPRTPQQKWYLRKVQRDGQVLSNVLINELATLG; encoded by the coding sequence GTGTCCCAGATGAACCGCAGGCGGGCACTCCAACTGTTGGCCGCCCTCGGTACCACGGGCCTGACCGCCGCCTGCGCCACGGACGGCGACGAAGGGCCGGCGGCCCCCACCGGCAAGCCGGTCAAGATCGGTCTCATCGCACCGCAGACCGGTGGCTTCAAGGCCATCGGCGACGAGATCGTCAACGGCTTCCAGCTCTATCTCACCCTCAACGGCCAGCAGCTCGGCGGGCATCCCGTGACGGTGGTGACCGCCGACGAGGGCGAGACCGCCAAGACCGGCCAGGCGGCCGTCGACAGCCTGCTCAAGCAGGGCGTGCTGGCGCTCACCGGCGTGGTCAACTCGGCCGTCATGGTGGGCATCCGGGACACCGTGGAGAAGGCCCGGGTGCCGCTGATCGGCTCCAACGCCTCGCCGAAGAGCCTCCAGAGCGTCGTCTACATCTGGCGCACCTCCTACGTGCTGGACGAGCCGGGCCGGGCGATCGGCCCGTACATGGCGCAGCGCCTGCCCGCCGGCAGCCGGGTCGCCATCGTCGCCCCCGACAACCTCGGCTCGCGGGACGTGATCCAGGGGCTCCAGGCCCAGTTCAGCACGGCCGGGTCCAGCGACCCCCGGATCGCCGACCCGGTGATCTGGACCGACGCCACGAGCACGCCCGGCGGCACCGCGTACGCGGCCGACATCCGCACGGCGTTGGCCCGCCAGCCGGACGCGATCTTCTGCCACTTCGCCGGGCCGGCGGCGGTGCAGTTCATCAAGCAGCTCTACCGCGAGGGATGGACGGGCCCGGTCTACGCGCCCGGCTTCCTCACCGAGGGCACGGTGCTCGACGAGGTGCAGGAGGTGGAGGCGCGCAACATCGTGACCTCGCTCAACTACTCCGCCGACCTCAACAACACCGCCAACCGCACCTTCGCGTCGGCGTACCGCAAGACGCACGGCGCGTCCCCGACCACCTACGCGATGGCGTCGTACGACGCGGCGCAGGTGCTGGACAAGGCGATCCGGCTGGCCGGGGGCGACCCGACCCCGCAGCAGGTCAACCTGGCGCTGGGCAAGATCGGCCAGATCGACAGCCCGCGCGGGGCGTGGCAGTTCAACCAGCCGCGAACACCCCAGCAGAAGTGGTACCTGCGCAAGGTGCAACGCGACGGCCAGGTGCTCTCCAACGTCCTGATCAACGAGCTGGCCACGCTGGGCTGA
- a CDS encoding HAD family hydrolase, producing the protein MGETPRLVATDIDGTLLTDERTLSPRTRDALARMSARGTPVVLVTGRPIRWLQLVYEQLAEPLPAICANGAVVYDPVADEVLRADPLAPELLAEVARRLRAEVPGVSFAVEIVDSREMRHEAGYPLRWDADAEAIRAITSPEELHSVPAVKLLARAREQDPDVFLEVVAGALRGLAEATHSSYTGLVEISAAGVTKAAGLAWYCARLGIDERDVLAFGDMPNDVPMLTWAGRGVAVANAHPAVLAIADEVTAANSADGVAAYLEKVFGVG; encoded by the coding sequence ATGGGAGAGACACCTCGGCTGGTCGCCACGGACATCGACGGGACCCTGCTCACCGACGAGCGGACGCTCAGCCCCCGCACCCGCGACGCGCTGGCCCGGATGTCCGCGCGGGGCACGCCGGTCGTGCTGGTCACCGGCCGCCCGATCCGCTGGCTCCAACTGGTGTACGAGCAGCTCGCCGAGCCGCTGCCGGCGATCTGCGCCAACGGCGCGGTGGTGTACGACCCGGTGGCCGACGAGGTGCTCCGGGCCGACCCGCTCGCGCCGGAGCTGCTCGCCGAGGTGGCCCGGCGGCTGCGGGCCGAGGTGCCCGGGGTCAGCTTCGCGGTGGAGATCGTGGACAGCCGGGAGATGCGGCACGAGGCCGGCTATCCGCTGCGCTGGGACGCCGACGCGGAGGCGATCCGGGCGATCACCTCGCCGGAGGAGCTGCACTCGGTGCCGGCGGTGAAGCTGCTGGCCCGCGCCAGGGAACAGGACCCGGACGTGTTCCTGGAGGTGGTCGCCGGGGCGCTGCGCGGGCTGGCCGAGGCGACCCACTCGTCGTACACGGGGCTGGTGGAGATCTCGGCGGCCGGGGTGACCAAGGCGGCGGGCCTGGCATGGTATTGCGCCCGGCTCGGGATCGACGAGCGGGACGTGCTGGCCTTCGGCGACATGCCCAACGACGTGCCGATGCTGACCTGGGCCGGCCGGGGGGTGGCGGTGGCGAACGCGCACCCCGCCGTCCTGGCGATCGCCGACGAGGTGACGGCGGCGAACTCCGCCGACGGCGTGGCCGCGTACCTGGAGAAGGTCTTCGGGGTGGGGTGA